The following coding sequences lie in one Gammaproteobacteria bacterium genomic window:
- the nusA gene encoding transcription termination/antitermination protein NusA translates to MNKEILLVVDAVSNEKGVEKDIIFDAMEAALASATRKKHGGEIDVRVQIDRNSGDYETFRRWHVLDDEDPEFESTEHQILFSYARRTHPDIEVGAYVEEPIESVSFGRIAAQTAKQVIVQKVREAERAQIVEAYQHRVGELVMGIVKRVERSGLFIDLGSNAEGFIPREEMIPRESARPGDRLRGYLKEVRAEVRGPQLFLTRTAAPFLIELFKLEVPEVGQGLIEIMGGARDPGLRAKVAVRSHDPRLDPVGACVGMRGSRVQSVSNELAGERIDIILWNENPAQFVINAMSPAEVLSIVVDEDKQSMDIAVDEEKLSQAIGRGGQNVKLASQLTGWELNVMTEAQADEKSDAEAQELQQMFMRELDVDNEVAAILVQEGFSSVEEIAYVPPKELVEIEEFDEQMVEELRGRARDALLTMAIKSEEQLDTEAPAQDLLEMDGMDRQLAFQLAGMGVRSMEELAEQAVDDLEVIEGLDRERAAALIMTARAPWFTEEQTGGQTSAAS, encoded by the coding sequence ATGAATAAAGAAATTCTGCTGGTGGTGGACGCGGTATCCAATGAGAAAGGCGTCGAGAAGGACATCATTTTCGACGCCATGGAAGCGGCGCTTGCCTCCGCGACCCGCAAGAAACATGGCGGCGAAATAGACGTGCGCGTGCAGATCGATCGCAATAGCGGTGATTACGAAACGTTCCGCCGCTGGCATGTCCTGGACGATGAAGATCCTGAATTCGAGTCCACCGAGCACCAGATACTGTTCAGTTACGCGCGTCGTACGCATCCCGACATTGAAGTGGGCGCGTATGTGGAGGAACCGATCGAGTCCGTGTCGTTTGGCCGGATCGCCGCGCAGACCGCCAAGCAGGTCATAGTGCAGAAGGTGCGTGAGGCGGAGCGCGCGCAGATTGTGGAAGCTTATCAGCACCGGGTAGGCGAACTGGTGATGGGTATTGTCAAGCGCGTGGAGCGTTCCGGCCTTTTTATCGATCTGGGCAGTAATGCCGAGGGCTTCATTCCGCGCGAGGAAATGATCCCGCGCGAATCGGCGCGGCCAGGCGACCGGTTGCGCGGTTATCTAAAAGAGGTGCGCGCGGAAGTGCGGGGGCCGCAGTTGTTCCTGACGCGTACCGCGGCGCCATTTCTGATCGAGCTGTTCAAGCTGGAAGTGCCGGAGGTCGGGCAGGGTCTGATTGAAATCATGGGTGGCGCGCGCGATCCGGGCCTGCGCGCGAAAGTCGCGGTGCGCTCGCACGACCCGCGCCTGGATCCCGTCGGCGCGTGCGTCGGCATGCGCGGCTCGCGGGTGCAGTCCGTGTCGAATGAACTTGCCGGCGAGCGCATCGATATCATTCTGTGGAACGAGAATCCGGCCCAGTTCGTCATTAATGCAATGTCGCCCGCCGAGGTGCTGTCCATCGTGGTGGACGAAGACAAGCAAAGCATGGACATCGCCGTGGACGAGGAAAAACTCTCGCAGGCCATCGGGCGCGGCGGGCAGAACGTGAAGCTGGCGAGCCAGCTTACGGGGTGGGAACTCAACGTCATGACTGAAGCTCAGGCTGACGAAAAAAGTGACGCAGAGGCGCAGGAGCTCCAGCAGATGTTCATGCGCGAACTGGACGTGGATAACGAAGTCGCCGCGATCCTCGTGCAGGAAGGCTTTTCCAGCGTGGAGGAAATCGCTTACGTACCGCCCAAGGAGCTGGTGGAAATCGAGGAGTTTGACGAGCAGATGGTCGAGGAACTCCGTGGTCGCGCCCGCGACGCGCTATTGACCATGGCTATCAAAAGCGAAGAACAGCTGGATACCGAGGCGCCCGCGCAGGACCTGTTGGAGATGGACGGCATGGACCGGCAACTGGCTTTCCAGCTGGCTGGCATGGGCGTGCGCTCCATGGAGGAGCTGGCCGAGCAGGCGGTAGATGATTTAGAGGTAATCGAGGGACTGGATCGGGAGCGCGCCGCGGCGCTTATAATGACCGCGCGCGCGCCCTGGTTTACAGAAGAACAAACCGGCGGTCAGACATCGGCCGCCTCTTAG